A stretch of Triticum aestivum cultivar Chinese Spring chromosome 1D, IWGSC CS RefSeq v2.1, whole genome shotgun sequence DNA encodes these proteins:
- the LOC101290653 gene encoding protein WHAT'S THIS FACTOR 1 homolog, chloroplastic, with the protein MEAKLLLLSFPSPPAAPHHPPPPKSLFLGASLPLHPLAAAPPPRIRPRLAVVAQAAAVKRRKEVPFDNVIQRDKKLKLVLKLRNILVSHPDRVMSLRDLGRFRRDLGLTRKRRLIALLKRFPGVFEIVEEGVYSLRFRLTPAAERLYLDELYLRNESEGLAVAKLRKLLMMSLDRRILIERIAHLKNDLGLPSNFHDTICLRYPQYFRVVRMDRGPALELTEWDPELAVSAAEMAEEENRAREAEERNLIIDRPLRFNRVKLPKGLKVSRGEARRIEKFREMPYISPYADFSHLTSGSPEKEKHACGVVHEILSLTLEKRTLVDHLTHFREEFRFSQSLRGMLIRHPDMFYVSLKGDRDSVFLREAYKNSQLIEKSHLVLLKEKMRALVAVPRFPRRGGPRTGEETEGPNGAAQGYNEGSDMEDDEDDDFSDMEDLIGELGGKSDNSGYRWGDGWVGESDGSPPDFGDGDDSSPQEVEVPKSKSNTTNDANDDSSVPVFPDGRQRERW; encoded by the coding sequence ATGGAGGCCAAGCTGCTGCTCCTCTCCTTCCCCTCCCCGCCGGCCgccccccaccacccgccgccccccAAATCCCTATTCCTCGGCGCCTCCCTCCCGCTCCACCCGctggccgccgccccgccgccgcgcatCCGCCCCCGGCTGGCCGTCGTGGCGCAGGCGGCCGCCGTGAAGCGCCGAAAGGAGGTGCCTTTCGACAACGTGATCCAGCGGGACAAGAAGCTGAAGCTGGTCCTCAAGCTGCGCAACATCCTCGTGTCCCACCCGGACCGGGTCATGAGCCTGCGGGACCTCGGCCGCTTCCGCCGCGACCTGGGGCTCACCCGCAAGCGCCGCCTCATCGCGCTCCTCAAGCGCTTCCCCGGCGTCTTCGAGATCGTGGAGGAGGGCGTCTACTCGCTCCGGTTCCGCCTCACCCCCGCCGCCGAGCGCCTCTACCTCGACGAGCTCTACCTCCGCAACGAGTCCGAGGGCCTCGCCGTCGCCAAGCTCCGCAAGCTGCTCATGATGTCGCTCGACCGCCGCATCCTCATCGAGCGGATCGCGCACCTCAAGAACGACCTCGGCCTGCCCTCCAACTTCCACGACACCATCTGCCTCAGGTACCCTCAATACTTCCGCGTCGTCAGGATGGACAGAGGGCCCGCGCTGGAGCTCACGGAATGGGACCCCGAGCTGGCCGTGTCCGCCGCCGAGATGGCAGAGGAGGAGAATCGGGCCAGGGAGGCCGAGGAGAGGAATCTTATCATCGACCGGCCTCTCAGGTTCAACCGGGTGAAGCTGCCCAAGGGGCTGAAGGTGTCGCGGGGAGAGGCGCGGAGGATCGAGAAATTCAGAGAAATGCCGTACATTTCGCCGTACGCCGACTTCTCGCACCTGACGTCGGGCTCCCCTGAGAAGGAGAAGCATGCCTGTGGGGTGGTTCATGAGATTCTAAGCCTGACACTTGAGAAGCGCACGCTGGTTGACCACCTGACTCATTTCCGGGAGGAGTTCCGGTTCTCGCAGTCTCTGCGGGGAATGCTCATTCGCCACCCTGACATGTTCTATGTGTCACTCAAGGGAGATAGGGACTCGGTGTTCCTCCGTGAGGCGTACAAGAACTCGCAGCTGATCGAGAAGAGCCATCTGGTGTTGCTTAAGGAGAAGATGAGGGCTCTTGTTGCGGTTCCACGCTTCCCTCGGCGTGGTGGGCCTAGGACTGGTGAGGAGACAGAGGGACCCAATGGCGCTGCGCAAGGGTATAATGAAGGAAGTGACATGGAAGATGACGAAGACGATGATTTTTCGGACATGGAAGATTTGATTGGGGAACTTGGTGGCAAATCTGACAACAGTGGCTACCGCTGGGGTGATGGCTGGGTTGGCGAGAGTGATGGCTCGCCACCGGACTTTGGAGATGGTGATGACTCAAGTCCACAAGAAGTCGAGGTACCAAAGTCAAAGAGTAATACAACCAACGATGCCAACGACGACTCGTCTGTTCCTGTATTTCCTGACGGCAGACAACGGGAACGGTGGTAA
- the LOC123177096 gene encoding uncharacterized protein, with amino-acid sequence MRREGRQRGWVRVYDRSLVDPEGRRRAVHVVDGPVVANGGFIRAPRKPTNQSKSGGLRALGRDALAQEEEQPQLHPPLGAGHSGYYCTTTCQSPFKFEAVPYQWEYDAFVPEEVQAPRPPPATRLGGRAACKGSRKFKHNEIKMYYLDAAEDVDGRLDYLYDFDS; translated from the coding sequence ATGCGGCGCGAGGGACGGCAGCGAGGGTGGGTGCGCGTGTACGACCGCTCCCTGGTCGACCCGGAGGGCAGGCGCCGCGCCGTGCACGTCGTGGACGGCCCGGTGGTGGCCAACGGCGGCTTCATCAGGGCGCCCCGGAAGCCGACGAACCAGTCCAAGTCCGGCGGCCTCCGCGCGCTCGGCAGGGACGCCCTCGCGCAGGAGGAGGAGCAGCCGCAGCTCCATCCGCCGCTGGGCGCCGGGCACTCCGGGTACTACTGCACGACGACGTGCCAGTCGCCGTTCAAGTTCGAGGCCGTGCCGTATCAATGGGAGTACGACGCCTTCGTGCCCGAGGAGGTGCAGGCTCCTCGTCCGCCGCCGGCAACGCGTCTCGGGGGAAGGGCGGCGTGCAAGGGGAGCCGCAAGTTCAAGCACAACGAGATCAAGATGTACTACCTCGACGCGGCCGAGGATGTCGATGGGCGCCTCGATTATCTCTATGACTTCGATTCATGA